Proteins encoded by one window of Salvia splendens isolate huo1 chromosome 7, SspV2, whole genome shotgun sequence:
- the LOC121811269 gene encoding probable protein phosphatase 2C 6: MGICYSSASGNRSTGWETGDEKVDYRLKKSSSGDFATFISKLSGGGGAAAVVAEERALHQIPGRLFSNGASRIASLYTQQGKKGTNQDAMIVWENFCAGGDASATFCGVFDGHGPYGHMVARKVRDTLPILLRSQWESKAEDEQNHVQENVGFEGMRRFDEFMDEDGCESVDAEEVEKVPEMHIPLKNSMLKAFRLMDKELKLHPSMDCFCSGSTTVALIKQGLDLIIGNVGDSRAVLATRDKDNVLAAVQLTVDLKPNLPREAARIQKCKGRVFALQDEPEVERVWLPNSDSPGLAMARAFGDFCLKDFGLISIPDVYHHHIIERDEFVILATDGVWDVLSNKEAVDIVASAPGRGTAARALVDCATRAWRLKYPTSKNDDCAAVCLFLEHANESKPQYGAVSAPEEEIKAPLDEETTKASSEPDPDYQNIDSHVRKESSEIVPVVEEEEEKSTDKSVGQSRRSLAECLLSADEDEWSALEGITRVNSLLSLPRFLPFDRRSTSWRKWL; encoded by the exons ATGGGTATTTGCTATTCGTCGGCTAGTGGAAATCGGAGCACGGGGTGGGAGACCGGCGACGAAAAGGTGGATTACCGGTTGAAAAAGAGTAGCTCCGGCGATTTCGCCACCTTTATCAGTAAGTTaagcggcggcggaggcgcAGCCGCCGTTGTAGCGGAGGAGCGGGCGTTGCATCAAATCCCGGGGCGGCTGTTCTCGAATGGGGCCAGCCGCATCGCTAGCTTGTACACTCAGCAAGGCAAGAAAGGGACTAATCAAGATGCCATGATCGTTTGGGAG AATTTCTGCGCTGGAGGCGATGCGAGCGCTACATTTTGTGGAGTTTTTGATGGTCATGGTCCTTATGGTCACATGGTAGCGAGGAAAGTGCGCGATACTCTTCCAATTTTGCTGCGTTCTCAGTGGGAAAGTAAGGCTGAAGATGAGCAAAATCATGTGCAAGAAAATGTGGGGTTTGAAGGGATGAGGCGATTTGATGAATTCATGGATGAGGATGGATGTGAATCGgtagatgcagaggaagttgagaaAGTGCCTGAGATGCATATTCCACTCAAGAATTCAATGCTCAAGGCTTTCAGGTTGATGGATAAGGAACTGAAGTTGCATCCGTCTATGGACTGCTTTTGCAGTGGCAGTACCACTGTTGCCTTGATAAAGCAG GGTCTGGATCTTATAATTGGAAATGTGGGTGACTCGAGAGCAGTACTTGCAACCCGGGATAAGGACAATGTTTTGGCAGCTGTACAGTTAACTGTCGACTTGAAACCTAATCTTCCAA GGGAAGCCGCGAGGATCCAGAAATGTAAAGGAAGAGTTTTCGCCTTGCAAGATGAACCAGAAGTAGAACGTGTATGGCTACCCAATAGCGATTCACCAGGCTTGGCCATGGCTAGAGCATTTGGGGATTTCTGTCTTAAGGACTTTGGTTTGATCTCCATACCGGACGTTTATCACCACCACATTATAGAGAGGGACGAGTTCGTTATTCTTGCAACTGATGGG GTGTGGGATGTTCTCTCCAATAAGGAAGCCGTGGACATAGTGGCCTCAGCTCCCGGGCGTGGAACAGCCGCCAGAGCCCTTGTGGATTGCGCCACCAGAGCATGGAGGCTCAAGTATCCAACATCAAAGAATGACGACTGTGCTGCTGTATGTTTGTTTCTGGAACATGCAAATGAGTCCAAACCCCAATATGGGGCGGTATCTGCTCCTGAAGAGGAAATCAAGGCTCCCTTAGATGAAGAAACAACCAAGGCTTCCTCTGAGCCGGACCCTGATTATCAAAACATCGATAGTCATGTGAGAAAAGAGTCAAGCGAGATAGTGCCCgtggtggaggaagaggaggagaaatCAACTGACAAGAGTGTTGGGCAGTCGAGGAGGAGCCTGGCCGAGTGCCTTTTGAGTGCAGATGAGGATGAATGGTCAGCGCTCGAAGGTATAACACGAGTTAATAGCCTTCTTAGTCTGCCCCGGTTCTTGCCTTTCGATAGAAGAAGCACGAGTTGGAGAAAATGGTTATGA
- the LOC121811270 gene encoding release factor glutamine methyltransferase-like translates to MKSSRASLFSILQPVFSLRRPAFCSAAAAPPKPQTPLHLRPPAFRATLSDLNRWHAWAKTQASSVGSTFSALDGGPDSSLLLRELNWLVEDAFEHPALLSTESNASAEVAIKARLEEMYELWRQRIEERRPFQYVVGCEYWRDLILSVEEGVLIPRPETETIVDLVDRAVKADSELREGLWADLGTGSGALAIAVARVLGGGGRVLAVDLSPVAAAVARYNVERYCLEGRVSVRLGSWFDPLKDVEGELSGVVSNPPYIPNRDIHSLQAEVSRHEPILALDGGADGMDDLIHLCNGAASMLKPRGFFAFETNGEMQSKLVVDYLQNEMKGSFCRLEIVSDFAGIQRFVTGYKA, encoded by the exons ATGAAGTCCAGTCGCGCCTCTCTCTTCTCCATACTCCAACCCGTCTTCTCGCTCCGGCGACCCGCCTTCTGCTCGGCTGCGGCCGCGCCACCGAAGCCCCAGACTCCCCTCCACCTCCGCCCCCCTGCCTTCCGCGCCACTCTCTCGGACCTCAATCGATGGCACGCGTGGGCCAAAACCCAGGCCTCCTCCGTGGGCTCCACTTTCTCCGCCCTCGACGGCGGCCCAGACTCCTCCCTCCTCCTCCGCGAGCTCAATTGGCTGGTCGAGGACGCCTTCGAGCACCCCGCCCTACTCTCGACGGAAAGCAATGCCTCGGCGGAGGTGGCAATTAAGGCGCGATTGGAGGAAATGTACGAGCTGTGGAGGCAGAGGATCGAGGAGAGGCGGCCGTTTCAGTACGTGGTTGGGTGCGAGTACTGGCGCGATCTCATCCTCAGCGTCGAGGAAGGCGTTCTCATCCCCCGCCCCGAGACTGAGACCATCGTCGATCTCGTAGACCGCGCCGTGAAGGCCGATTCCGAATTGAGGGAGGGTTTGTGGGCGGATTTGGGGACCGGAAGCGGCGCACTCGCAATTGCGGTGGCTAGGGTTTTGGGCGGCGGAGGGAGGGTTTTGGCGGTGGATCTGAGCCCCGTCGCTGCCGCCGTGGCGCGGTACAATGTGGAGAGATACTGCCTAGAGGGGAGAGTGAGTGTGAGATTGGGATCGTGGTTTGATCCTCTCAAGGATGTGGAAGGAGAATTGAGTGGAGTGGTTAGCAATCCGCCATATATTCCCAACAGAGACATTCATTCTCTCCAAGCAGAAGTCTCTAGACACGAACCGATACTTGCTCTTGACGGTGGAGCTGATGGAATGGATGACCTTATCCACCTCTGCAATGGAGCAGCTTCCATGCTTAAACCTCGTGGATTTTTCGCATTTGAG ACAAATGGTGAGATGCAGAGCAAACTTGTGGTGGACTACTTGCAAAATGAGATGAAAGGAAGCTTCTGCAGATTAGAGATTGTATCTGATTTTGCTGGAATCCAAAGATTTGTCACAGGATATAAAGCTTGA
- the LOC121811268 gene encoding uncharacterized protein LOC121811268 isoform X1, producing the protein MEDIVLFSQGWKWLQSKDCYSVVRTTASCLRDKIGIFKERHWPMVFCGCAKFGRALLFLLVYWKKCCISGFQSFAGLGSAALLVIMWSCFLSLTSMSCLLYVLLSMGVAAAAVQYLGYTPGFFIVGLFAILILWMYANIWITGTLFIVGGYLFSLNHTRLVVFMATLYSVYCVKNQVGWLGVFLAINLAFLSNDVWNYMIKWCDNLSESTHFEEHKEADSFTEDDFCTKCEYSAPTEVEIEEEVEVEEEKLKSCKSTTKPASPSSIVEKPKEVALKAVVREDGNSLIEMERILSSGNHYEALGFPRHKKIDVLLLKKEYRKKAMLVHPDKNMGSPLASESFKKLQCAYEVLSDAVKKRDYDEQLKKEESKYVMQKSASTSYQTTDVCSEESRRIQCTKCGNSHIWVCTNRTKAKARWCQDCCQYHQAKDGDGWVENKGSLEFDRLQKVEIPRAFVCAESKIFDVSEWATCQGMSCRANTHRPSFHVNMVGLEKSTQRSNSSRYPWDLDAEMTDEEDEFDIWLQQALAAGLFCETSKRRKSWSPFKLPQKKGTNQWRRSS; encoded by the exons ATGGAGGATATTGTACTATTCAGTCAAGGGTGGAAATGGCTGCAATCAAAGGACTGTTATTCTGTAGTGAGGACTACTGCAAGCTGTTTAAGGGACAAGATCGGGATTTTCAAGGAGCGGCATTGGCCGATGGTTTTTTGCGGATGCGCAAAATTTGGCAGAGCTCTTCTGTTTTTGTTGGTCTATTGGAAAAAATGTTGTATTTCAGGATTCCAGTCTTTTGCTGGGCTGGGATCAGCAGCTCTTCTTGTTATTATGTGGAGTTGCTTCCTAAGCTTGACATCAATGTCGTGTCTTCTATATGTGCTTCTTAGTATG GGAGTGGCTGCGGCTGCTGTTCAGTATTTAGGCTACACTcctggattttttattgtggggctGTTTGCCATTCTAATTTTATGGATGTATGCTAACATTTGGATAACTGGTACCTTGTTTATAGTTGGTG GCTATCTATTTTCATTGAATCACACACGGCTGGTGGTATTTATGGCAACCTTGTATTCTGTATATTGCGTTAAAAACCAAGTAGGATGGCTTGGAGTTTTTCTCGCAATTAATCTTGCTTTCCTATCTAATGATGTATGGAACTACATGATCAAGTGGTGTGATAATTTAAGTGAAAGCACTCATTTTGAGGAGCATAAAGAAGCTGATTCATTTACAGAAGATGATTTTTGCACCAAGTGCGAATACTCTGCTCCTACTGAAGTAGAAATAGAAgaagaagtagaagtagaagaagAGAAGCTGAAATCATGTAAATCGACAACTAAACCTGCTAGTCCTTCATCAATtgttgaaaagccaaaagaaGTTGCTTTGAAGGCTGTGGTTAGAGAAGATGGGAATTCCCTGATTGAGATGGAGAGGATTTTAAGTAGTGGCAATCACTATGAAGCCCTTGGGTTTCCCCGCCATAAGAAGATTGATGTTTTATTATTGAAGAAGGAATATCGTAAAAAG GCCATGCTTGTGCACCCTGACAAAAATATGGGAAGCCCACTTGCAAGTGAATCGTTTAAGAAACTTCAATGTGCATATGAG GTTCTTTCTGATGCTGTGAAGAAGAGGGACTATGATGAACAGCTCAAGAAAGAAGAATCGAAGTATGTTATGCAGAAATCAGCAAGCACTTCTTATCAG ACTACTGACGTTTGCTCTGAGGAGTCGAGGCGCATTCAGTGCACGAAGTGCGGCAATTCTCATATTTGGGTCTGTACAAATAGAACCAAGGCGAAAGCTAGATGGTGCCAG GATTGCTGCCAGTATCATCAAGCTAAAGATGGCGATGGATGGGTTGAGAACAAGGGCTCACTTGAGTTTGATCGGCTGCAAAAG GTGGAAATACCCCGTGCTTTTGTATGTGCTGAAAGCAAGATTTTTGATGTGTCGGAGTGGGCTACATGTCAG GGAATGTCTTGCAGAGCAAACACCCATAGGCCCAGTTTCCATGTAAACATGGTTGGATTGGAGAAGTCAACTCAAAGGTCAAACTCAAGCCGTTACCCATGGGATTTGGATGCTGAGATGACTGATGAAGAGGATGAATTCGATATATGGCTCCAGCAAGCCCTCGCGGCTGGACTGTTTTGTGAAACTTCCAAACGTAGGAAAAGCTGGAGTCCCTTCAAACTGCCTCAGAAGAAAGGAACAAACCAGTGGCGCAGATCATCTTAG
- the LOC121811268 gene encoding dnaJ homolog dnj-5-like isoform X2 has translation MYANIWITGTLFIVGGYLFSLNHTRLVVFMATLYSVYCVKNQVGWLGVFLAINLAFLSNDVWNYMIKWCDNLSESTHFEEHKEADSFTEDDFCTKCEYSAPTEVEIEEEVEVEEEKLKSCKSTTKPASPSSIVEKPKEVALKAVVREDGNSLIEMERILSSGNHYEALGFPRHKKIDVLLLKKEYRKKAMLVHPDKNMGSPLASESFKKLQCAYEVLSDAVKKRDYDEQLKKEESKYVMQKSASTSYQTTDVCSEESRRIQCTKCGNSHIWVCTNRTKAKARWCQDCCQYHQAKDGDGWVENKGSLEFDRLQKVEIPRAFVCAESKIFDVSEWATCQGMSCRANTHRPSFHVNMVGLEKSTQRSNSSRYPWDLDAEMTDEEDEFDIWLQQALAAGLFCETSKRRKSWSPFKLPQKKGTNQWRRSS, from the exons ATGTATGCTAACATTTGGATAACTGGTACCTTGTTTATAGTTGGTG GCTATCTATTTTCATTGAATCACACACGGCTGGTGGTATTTATGGCAACCTTGTATTCTGTATATTGCGTTAAAAACCAAGTAGGATGGCTTGGAGTTTTTCTCGCAATTAATCTTGCTTTCCTATCTAATGATGTATGGAACTACATGATCAAGTGGTGTGATAATTTAAGTGAAAGCACTCATTTTGAGGAGCATAAAGAAGCTGATTCATTTACAGAAGATGATTTTTGCACCAAGTGCGAATACTCTGCTCCTACTGAAGTAGAAATAGAAgaagaagtagaagtagaagaagAGAAGCTGAAATCATGTAAATCGACAACTAAACCTGCTAGTCCTTCATCAATtgttgaaaagccaaaagaaGTTGCTTTGAAGGCTGTGGTTAGAGAAGATGGGAATTCCCTGATTGAGATGGAGAGGATTTTAAGTAGTGGCAATCACTATGAAGCCCTTGGGTTTCCCCGCCATAAGAAGATTGATGTTTTATTATTGAAGAAGGAATATCGTAAAAAG GCCATGCTTGTGCACCCTGACAAAAATATGGGAAGCCCACTTGCAAGTGAATCGTTTAAGAAACTTCAATGTGCATATGAG GTTCTTTCTGATGCTGTGAAGAAGAGGGACTATGATGAACAGCTCAAGAAAGAAGAATCGAAGTATGTTATGCAGAAATCAGCAAGCACTTCTTATCAG ACTACTGACGTTTGCTCTGAGGAGTCGAGGCGCATTCAGTGCACGAAGTGCGGCAATTCTCATATTTGGGTCTGTACAAATAGAACCAAGGCGAAAGCTAGATGGTGCCAG GATTGCTGCCAGTATCATCAAGCTAAAGATGGCGATGGATGGGTTGAGAACAAGGGCTCACTTGAGTTTGATCGGCTGCAAAAG GTGGAAATACCCCGTGCTTTTGTATGTGCTGAAAGCAAGATTTTTGATGTGTCGGAGTGGGCTACATGTCAG GGAATGTCTTGCAGAGCAAACACCCATAGGCCCAGTTTCCATGTAAACATGGTTGGATTGGAGAAGTCAACTCAAAGGTCAAACTCAAGCCGTTACCCATGGGATTTGGATGCTGAGATGACTGATGAAGAGGATGAATTCGATATATGGCTCCAGCAAGCCCTCGCGGCTGGACTGTTTTGTGAAACTTCCAAACGTAGGAAAAGCTGGAGTCCCTTCAAACTGCCTCAGAAGAAAGGAACAAACCAGTGGCGCAGATCATCTTAG